CACTGGCCTGGAAGATTCTGGACACTTAATGTCTAGGAATCGACAGGCGACGAAGGAGCCGACCATGACACTGGTACGCGCAGCCCAGGCCGAGGTTCTCGACAGCGACCCGGCCAGCGTGATCACACTGCTACTCGACCCCGAGCACACCGACGGCGCACTGACCAGCAATCGCACCCTGCTCAAGCACGGCACCGACGGCGCACCGCCACACCTGCACACCCATTCCGGCGAGCTGTTCTTCGTACTCGACGGCGCCCTCGAGATGCTCGTCGGCGAGGAGCTGCACACCCTGCACCAGGGAGACATGCTCTTCGTCCCGCCGAGCACACCGCACGCCTTCGCCCCCGCCGACAGCCAGGACGCCGACTTCCTCGTCGTGATCACCCCTGGCAAGCCCCGCTTCGACTACTACCGA
This portion of the Micromonospora zamorensis genome encodes:
- a CDS encoding cupin domain-containing protein encodes the protein MTLVRAAQAEVLDSDPASVITLLLDPEHTDGALTSNRTLLKHGTDGAPPHLHTHSGELFFVLDGALEMLVGEELHTLHQGDMLFVPPSTPHAFAPADSQDADFLVVITPGKPRFDYYRLLDKVHRGEATWQEVGETQDRYDNHYVDSPVWAGRGASTSAP